The nucleotide window TTCACTAcagtttcccaaagcccaaggcGAAGCCTTCAaactacgttttttttttattcaaccagtagtccaaaacccaaagagtttcagtttgagttgacagaaaacagtgaaaagcaacAATTCATCCCATTTGAACAGTTGGAGCCGGagaacatttgacatttttgctcgATGGGTATAATAACTGTATCAAATCGGCCGCCCGTCCAATCATTTCATTCCTACCTGTAATGATCAGACACTCGTTGTCCGCCAGTCTCTCGGTGAAGAGGCGGGAGACAATCAGCTCGGGATTTATAAGGAACAGGATCTCTTCCTGCACCAGGCCGGAGCCCAGCACACCTCCGCCTATCCAGCTGGAAGCAAAGTCCAcctgcgcacgcacacacacagaaatgatcGGAAAATGGGTTCTGGACTGAAACAGCTGTGGATCGCTGCCGCCTGGCGTCAGTCTTTACCTGTAGCATCCCTTTACCGTCAGTCTCGATGCTGCCATGTAACGCCACACGCAGTTTAGCCATCTTGTCCTTacagctgcaaaaataaaaagtaaaaagattcAGTGATTTGACTGATTTGCAGCAAAGTTGTGTTTTCGTTTCAGAGGACCAGATTTATAAGATACGCAAGGACCTAATTTTGGGGGAATGCCATGAAATTAGGTGAAAACCTTCATTGTCCtcggaggatgaatcctaaagaACTTGGTGATCCctttacttttcctctagcgccaccagctgGTCAAAGTTTCCACTCGTTCAGTGTAATACCTCAACATTTACTGGATGGATTTGCACACaactttgtacagacatccGTGGTACCCGGAGGACGAATCCTAATGAACTCTGGCTTTTCCTGAATTTTCCCACCATGAGGTTTGAcgtttgtgtatttttggtgaaatatctcaacagctattgaaTGCACTGCCTGTGCGTTCAGGTCTATAGATCAGCCACTGACTGCGCGGAACCAGGTTTCTAACGAGAGCCAAGACCTTGGTCCTGTTTTAGCCTCTGGTATGAAAACATCTGGTCTAACCCATTTGATTAGATTTGTTATTAGATTTCAATTATCTGTCTTCTATGAAGCGCTTTGGAACCCgggttttgaaaagtgctccCCTAATAAACAATAGGAATCATCACCTTCTCCAGTGGGGCATGTCCTCGTCTCTCAAGCAACGCCTCTCAAACGTCACCAGTCCTTTTGGTTTATCTTCTGCAAAGATATAAGCGACAGTCACGGATTTTCACCAAAGCGTCTCGCAAACAGGAAGGAGAGGCGGGTTTTGGCAGCAACTTACTCTCATCTGTAACCACATTAAAATAATGCATGATGGCCCtcagcttttctttcttccGTTTTGACCAGTTTCCAAACAGACTACGTGCAGAATGAGAATGAACAGTTAGCTCACACACAGTTCACGCACTGGAGATAGTATGCAGGGGATGCGATCGGATGCGCGAGGCGGCGGGACCGTGCTACCTGCTGAAGTTAATGGTGGGGTAGCCGTGGTACTCTGTGTTGGGCGCCGACGTGTTGCGATGAGGGAAGGTGCAGAAGAACGCGTTAGCGAGCAGGCAGGATATCTGAACCTGCGACAGAGTGATGGCCGCAGTGTGTCCCGTCTGAAGCAGCGGGATGGCCTGAAAAACACGGACACGCTCCATCACCATCGTCTGCCAACACGAGCGGACTGAGGCAGAGGCGGTAGATCCAGTAAGTTACGTACCTTCTTCATTTGCTCAGGGAGCCTCAGAGCCAGCGCAGCGATCTTTGGAAACAGTGTGGGGAAGTAGTTTTCTTCTTTCGGGATACACTGGAGAGGAAGTAGGGTCATTTCTAACCATTGGAGCGCTTGGACACTCAGTCGCAAAGCTGATGACTCAAACATCTGAAGTCAACAAACGGACACTGACCTTAACGAAGGCGGAGAGGGCGTCGAACGTCCACTGCCCCTTGTACTTCGGGTTATATTTGATGACGGCTTTCTAAAGATAGGCAGAGTTTGAAAGGGTGAGGTTGAACGTTTCACGTCCCCCTGGAGACGGACTGGACAACGCCAGTGTAAAAATGTGCAAAGGCGAATCGTCCGCGGCTGCCGACGTACCTCCACCTCGTCGACGCTCACTTCTTTCTTACTGGCCAGAGCTTTCAGCTGCTTGGAGATCACGTCCCACCTACACACCTGGGTGTTTTGCTGTGGACAGAGAAGATGAATTGGGtgataaaaacttttaaagacaTACAGGTGGTACGCAACATGCAATTAAAATATAGATTTGATCGcttttagccacgctagcggcATCCCTCTAGGATGGCAGTGTgggtcggtccaccactttggtccagacttaaatatttcaacagctaCTGAATGGATTACCATGGAATTGGTTTCGATATATTCCATTATTTCTTGGTGCATCGTTTGGAACATGCCGGGGTGCAGCTTGCTGGACTGGGTAGCTCTTCCTGAACACCCGGACCTCATCAGTCCTCTAGGTTTGGGGTTTGTTACTTAACTGGCACATTTGACAAAAGGTTGCAGGTACAGCAAacgctaaacacacacattgttctCACTGAAAGAGCTTTTTTGTGCATCAGTGAAGAAGGAAACATGGATCTGGATCGGATCGACGTACGTCAGGTGAACTGCCCCAAACGCACCTTCATGAGTCCGACCTTGGTGGTCATGACACTCGACGGTGAACACGGCATCTTCACAAAGTTACTGTTCCACATGTCTCTCCCTTCCTGGGGTATAATTCCCACCGCAAGGTTGAAAACAGACacctgggagaaaaaaaaaacagttcagtcACATTCACCAGCAAAGGCTGAGAATCGATGTGCAGTAgaagaatgtaaaaatactccgcTGCGAGTAAAACTACTTAGGTGAAAGtattatcatcaaaatgtatttaaagtataaaagtaaactGTCTCcagcgttttactgctggagctgctccaggtggagctgcttttagctacgtcacaGACAGGTAGATggttcagtccactggttcccaacctcgGGGTCGGGCCCCTTCAAAGGGGTCACCAgataagagtaaaaaaaaagcagagcacAATTAACTAAAAGTGAAGAACGGTACTTGATTAAATGTACGTCATTACTTCCCGCcagtggagacagagagaaggtgaAGAGGATTCTTACATCTATGAGGACGGTGTGCGTCCTGCTGAAGTTCAGTTGAACCGACCGACTGCATGATGAAGTGCCCTGCGCCCTCTGCCCACCCCTCCCTCCTGGTCCAGCTCTCCTGTCCCCTGCACCCCCctgtgcagaggaggaggaggaggaggagggcgaggaggaggaggagcagcagctggcCTGACTCGAGCGGTCTTTGCTGCTGTGATCTCTCTCCCTGTGGCCCCCTTCAGAGATCTGGCCTTGCTGGAGGACTTCTCTCATCTGGgagctgttgttgctgtgctcGTACCGCCTGGCCatgtctggggggggggggcaggacaCGAGGGTGAGTGAAAGGCGAACCAAGCATGTCACCGtgagcaaattaaaaacagattctGCGTGACGCCTTGGAGGAGAAGGATGGACCGGACGGACCGGTTTTCCCGTAGAAAACCAGATACGGATTGCTGGAGGCCACAGACCTTACAGACTGCAAAACCCGTGACCAGGAATATTACTATGACTGgataagaaacacaaacaagactGAGAGGCCACAGCCAGTGTACAGCGCTTCCATCCTTCACTTGTCAaaaatttcactaaaaaaaaaaaaaagagaaagaaatgtcaacctcatggtggcactagagcAAAAGTCAAAGGGTTACTAAGGTCAGAGCGATTCTTCCTCTGGGATCCaagaatgtttgtacaaaatttaacggcatatttcagtctggaccaaagtggtggacggACCTGGAGCCATGCCATGAACCGGTGGCTCCCAAtccaagataaatctgagggggtCGTAGGATCGCTGCAAAAATCCCCCTCGAAGTACGGAGTTAGTTTTGCTTGAGTCCCTCCGAgtcctgttttctctccagTGAAAATCAATTTCACTTCCAAGGCTTTACCGAACtccagtctgtctctgtctccggATGAACCCACCCCACGGGCCGTGCAGGGCTCTGCTGCGGCTCGTGCAGGGGGTCGACAAACTCCACAGCAGCTCCGGGAATCAACAGGGGGGCCCCACGGAAACGGGGTCTAACCAGGCAAAGTAAGTTTAGACACCTGTGGGCCCCCTGGGTCTGCAGCTTCCATTCTGACGCatcgataataataataataacaatccacatcaaagatatttaatatgtaaaaaacGTGATTATTTTATCTTGTTGCACAAGATAATAGCTAATGCACTAAAGATGAAATAGAAGATGGAAAAGGAATCAGCTTTCAGGACCTGGAGGACCCTGAAAGGGGCCTTTGACCGTAGTGAATACTCCTGGTCCGGTTCCAGACAAGTCTTAACCCCCGTTAAAATATTCTGCTTGGACATGATTCTTGAAACCTACGTCTGATCCTTCCCCCCCAGCGAAGTAAACAGAATCTATGAGCGACGCCAGTAACCGTTCATTTTGAAAGTCTCACTGCcggacacaagatgtctcctgGCGCACTGGGAGGTCCACACCCGCTGGTTGGGACCAGGGCCATTTCCGCTGGTTTCCACATCACGGGGTGGAAGTTTCGCACGGGCTGTGACCTCGTGAATCCTGCAGGTACGTCCAGGTGTTGAACTGGGATTCAGGCTGAGCGGAGaggacccccccacccccacacccccacccaGCCCACGTCCCCTGTCGGCAGGTGAATGCGAAAACAGGCTGGATTCGGGAGCAGGACTTCGGCGCAGCAGAGTGTCGACCCGCCGTGGTTTTACCGAAGGATCTCGGTTCGCCAGCTTCCAGTCTTTAGACCGGCGGCGGGACGAGCCGGGAACCACCAGAACTACCCGCGTGAAACTCCGAGAGATCGGCCTGTGGCCTAAACGTCCGCCGCCGGCGAAGCTCCCGTGGTTGCGCAGCACGCTAATAAAAACCACCGTGAGTACGACGGACTCACCTTTTCGCCAGGGACTGCGCCGGCTGCGTTTCCCGGTTTAAAGTCAGTTAAAGTCGGTCCCGGGTTTCAAGGGTGAAAACGCagcgaaacacacacacacgcacacacacagacacacacacacacacgcacacacgcacgcacgcacgcacccaaACACGCGGACCAAAGTTTACTTTCACTTTGAGGCGAAAACGAAAGTGAGCTgcaggcggcggcggcggcgacACAGAGTCAGGACCGCCAGTACAGGCCAGATCTGCCTGGATCCGGCAAAGGAACACGGCACAAACCGGCAGCCACGGATTCAGACGGGAAGCCGCTTTCAGGTCACTTCATCCACGCGTCAAGATCATTATCAGTAtcaggattattattattactattattattatttctttttctttttttaaccactgtgTCATAAAGACCAGACACGCTTCCTCGTGGGCACAAGGTGGCAGCAGTGAACCGGCCACGACCGGTTTCCCTTCGCCTGCTCTCCTCCAAGTCACCACCGGAGATGCCGTGTCGCTAAAAACTCCAGTGCCGTACCCGAACCGCAGCTCCGAGGGTGCCGGTCCCTGACCTGGGCCTTCCCGCGTTACTTCACACTCCGACTCCAGCGCGTCCCCGAGGGAGGCGACACTCGACTCCGAGGAGGGAGATGAGTCAGGGGGAAGGCGCCATCGCGCCGGCGTGTAGTGCGGCGGTGTGACGCCAAACGCGGGGACGCTCGGGCAGAGAGTAGAGTACTCGCGTAAATGTATCTAGTTACTCCCCAGCAGCGCGTGCCGGAGCCTTTCTGGGGCTTCGCGGCCGAAAGCAGAGTAGCACGGCTCGCGCCCAGCTGTCCCAGGTGTTGGGATCGACGCGCCCACACGGAGCTTCGCTCGCGTGTAGTTTCCTGCCGAGATCGGAGCGGAAGCGGGAGCCCTCTGGGGTCCGTGGCCCCGGAGGGCCGCGGGAGTAGGATGCAAAAAAAGGTGAACATCTGAGGTCGAAGGGCAGAGGGATGACCGGAGTCCGTGCTACCCGCGACAGGCTGCTCTCGGCCGGTGAAACGGGCGTAAAAATACCCCCCAGGTGACCCTGGcggagggaggggtggggtcAGGTCCCTCGGCCGACGTAAAAGTAGCCAggccacactgtaaaaacacaagcCCCGAACCCAGAAGCT belongs to Xiphias gladius isolate SHS-SW01 ecotype Sanya breed wild chromosome 20, ASM1685928v1, whole genome shotgun sequence and includes:
- the pargl gene encoding poly(ADP-ribose) glycohydrolase, encoding MARRYEHSNNSSQMREVLQQGQISEGGHRERDHSSKDRSSQASCCSSSSSPSSSSSSSAQGGAGDRRAGPGGRGGQRAQGTSSCSRSVQLNFSRTHTVLIDVSVFNLAVGIIPQEGRDMWNSNFVKMPCSPSSVMTTKVGLMKQNTQVCRWDVISKQLKALASKKEVSVDEVEKAVIKYNPKYKGQWTFDALSAFVKCIPKEENYFPTLFPKIAALALRLPEQMKKAIPLLQTGHTAAITLSQVQISCLLANAFFCTFPHRNTSAPNTEYHGYPTINFSSLFGNWSKRKKEKLRAIMHYFNVVTDEKDKPKGLVTFERRCLRDEDMPHWRSCKDKMAKLRVALHGSIETDGKGMLQVDFASSWIGGGVLGSGLVQEEILFLINPELIVSRLFTERLADNECLIITGSQQFSSYSGFGDSFEWAGPYEDYLERDDWARLRRQILAIDALNFKHVREQYSMVKVTRELNKAFCGFKGHGHNEPDIATGKWGCGAFNGDPQLKALIQLMAAARARRALAYFTFGDRKLERELQQIYQLLVDEGITVEQLFRHLEDYCAVQQAHGFTHVDLFEFITNTVRPSRSQL